The genomic region CAATCCTGGGGACGTTTTTCATGTTTAGCCATCGTGGTACTTCCTGGGTGCTGGATTGTTTTAAGCCAGTATCGCATGGTAGACGCAGGTACTCCCATATCTTTGGCGACCTGAGCTTGAGAATTAGAACCTGTAAGTACCATTTTGACTACATTTTCCTTAAAATGCAAAGAGTAAGACATTGAAATAACTCCTGCCCCTTGTGATATTAAAAATAGGATGAAAGAGATATTTGGCTCCAAGAGGAGGCCCCCCGGGGGGCCTCCTCTTGGCCCTCCCTCAAAATTCATCCAAGGCGACATCTATCCTGACACATGGGGGGCGCAAAGCTCTCATCTTTGACGGAACTTTTCAGGCAAATGTGCATCAATCATAAGCAAAAATCGTAAAAATATGAGAATTGTAACCGTCTTATTTTGTTAGCAAAACGATTCCAGTTACTTGTAAGCTTTAACCATTTGGCTGAAAAGATTAATTTAGTGCAATGGGGTTATCTTCTGTTTCCCCTAACACTCAACCAGTTTTGCTGAAACCTCGATCTTATACTTGCTCATTGGTAGATCCATTCACGGGTTTGAAGTTTGTAACTGCCAAAACATGGTATATATCATTGTTAATATTCAGCGATTCTCTCATGTCTTGTTGAATTTGAATAAGGTCTCTAAATAGAACCTCATGGAAGATTCAGGTCCGTCCGCACAAATCGTTAAATTTCAAGGGTTTACGTTAAAAAACGTAGCCCCTTTTTTTATGGTTTTCGAAAACTCGGTCTGTATTGCAAAATTTTGTGCATTTTTTGAAAAGCTGTTCTCAGGAGCAGGACACCCTGCGCCCTGTTCAAAAAATTTGTAACTGACCATCAACTCTACATAGAACAAGGGGTTTATAATGAAAATAAGCAGAGTATTTATTGCCATTGCTGGTGGAATCTGTTTTTTGGCCATGGCCATTCTAATCATCAGCATCAACAGGATAATGGAGAGAGAAATCACCACTCAATATGAAGAAAAAGCAGATATGCTTCTTTTCAGCATGAAAGCAGTTCGCAGTCATGTGGGATCAGTGATCAGGCCGGAGGCAACAAACCTGCTTGATCCTGATGACTTTGTTGTCGAACTCCAGTCAACCTCATATGCTGCCAACCGGGTCTTTGATGCCATGCCACAAGATCGTAAATACGAAATAGTTTTCAGAACACCCTCCACAAAACCTATGAATCCCGATAACAAAGCCACAGCTGTAGAAGCTGATTTGATTCAACTTCTGGACCGAATGCACCTTGCAGGGGACCGCGATCTGGAATGGCGTGGAGTCAGGCAGGTAGATGGGGTTGATCATTATATCATAGCTCAGGGAGCAATAAATGCCCGCAGCTGTCTGCCTTGTCATTCCTATCCTGAAGATGCTCCCCTGTCCATGCAAAAGAGATACTCATTTGACTACCCACCAAGACTTGAAAACAGAGTGGAAACTGCTGAAATAGTATACATTCCCATGTCATCAATCTATGCCACCATCAGAAACGCCAACCAAGTCCTTTTTGTTCTTGGCGCTTTGGGGCTGATATCCATAGTCGCAGCTGTTTATATTCTGTTTTCAAAAATGATCAGCTCACCTCTCAGCAGACTCAGGCAGTACACTCTCGCAGTAGAACAGGGTGATCTGGATACCGACATTAAAGGAACTTTCAGGGGCGAGCTGGCATCTCTTAAGTCAGCTGTTCAGGGTATGGTCCTCAAACTCAAGGAAAAAATCCTTGAAGCTGAAGACAAAACTCAGGAAGCAGAAAAAGAATCTCAAAAAGCTATGAATGCCGTACAGGAGGCAGAAGAAGCCCGGAAAAAAGCAGAGATGGCCAAAGCTGAAGGTATGCAGCATGCAGCCTCTAATGTTGAAATTATTGTGGACCGTGTAACTGGCTCCATTCAGGATCTGTCCACACAGGTCAAGCACGCTTCAGACAGCGCACATTCCCAGAACGAAAGGGTTGCTGAAAGCTCAACTGCCATGGAAGAAATGAATGCAACAGTTCTCGAAGTCTCCAGAAACGCTTCCAGTGTGGCTGAGAGAGCCGATGAATCAAAAGAAAAAGCGCTATTAGGCTCTGAAATAGTACAAAAGGCAGTCGATGCCATTATGAAAGTTCAGAATCAGGCTGATTCTCTAAGGGACAACTTAGGAGGCCTGGGGAAAGAAGCTGAAGGAATCAGTAAGATCATGAATGTTATTGATGATATAGCTGACCAGACTAATCTGCTGGCTTTGAACGCGGCCATTGAGGCAGCAAGGGCAGGAGAAGCCGGCCGGGGTTTTGCTGTAGTTGCAGATGAGGTGCGTAAACTTGCGGAAAAAACAATGAATGCCACCAAGGAAGTCAGTCAGGCAATTTCATCCATTCAGGATGGTACAAAAACCAATATCCAGGCCATGGAAGATGCTGTTCTTGTAGTCCAGGAAGCAACAGAGCTGGCCAGAAAATCAGGAAAGGCCCTTGAGGAGATAGTCAGTCTTGTAAGTGCGGCTGCTGATGATGTCAGGTCCATAGCAACAGCCACTGAAGAGCAGTCAGCATCCAGCGACCAGATCACCATCAGCCTTGAGGAAATAAGCAGGCTGTCATCTGATACAGCCAAAGTCATGGATAATTCTGATCAAGCCCTCAAAGAACTGCTCATGCAGGTTCAAAAGCTTCAAGATCTTGTTAAGGAAATGAAAGAGCAATAGCATGCATAAATCAGCATGTTCTTATGCTGACAACAGGCAGGCTGTGTCTTCTATGCACAGCCTGCCTGTTTCTGGACTTCGGCTTTCAGCAGTTCATTGCCCCCCAGTACTGGAACAACAAGATATCTCAACCGCCTGCCTCAAAACCCAATCAAATCTCACGGGTTCTGTCTAGGGCGCACCCGGCCCCAAACCTGCGAGCAACTATAAAGTGCAGCTACCAAAAGCTGGATCATAATACAGCGACTTTTCTGACAGGCTGTTTTTTTCCCAGGCTCAGGTACCGCAAAAAGTCTGATATGATGCAAACTCCGGCCCCGGAGGCATGCGGTAATGACTGGACTGCGAATTGTCTTCAAAAGGTTTGGCAAGAACACTCATCAGCCTGTGCATAACCGAATAATCCCCTTTTGATTCAGCAGTTTCCAAGGCTTCCTCCACTCGATGATTTCTCGGAATAACTGCCGGATTGTTTTTGTCCATTATTGCGTGTGATTCGTTGATGCTTAGAGACTGGCTTTTCAGCCTGTTCATCCACTCACCGTGCCAGACTGCAAAAGCCTGGTCGTGAAATAAAGGATCATCAGGCAACTTCTTGAGATGAAGATTTCGAAAGGTATTGGTAAAATCAGCCCTGTGCTTTTGCATAAGACTCAGCAGCCCTTCAATCAATTCAGGATCTTCCTTTTCAACACCTGACATCCCCAATTTACGTTTCATCCCGTCCAGCCAGAAACTTTCAAAGATTTCAGGAAATGACTCAAGGACTCTTGTAGCCTTTTTAA from Desulfonatronovibrio magnus harbors:
- a CDS encoding transposase, which gives rise to MSYSLHFKENVVKMVLTGSNSQAQVAKDMGVPASTMRYWLKTIQHPGSTTMAKHEKRPQD
- a CDS encoding methyl-accepting chemotaxis protein, which gives rise to MKISRVFIAIAGGICFLAMAILIISINRIMEREITTQYEEKADMLLFSMKAVRSHVGSVIRPEATNLLDPDDFVVELQSTSYAANRVFDAMPQDRKYEIVFRTPSTKPMNPDNKATAVEADLIQLLDRMHLAGDRDLEWRGVRQVDGVDHYIIAQGAINARSCLPCHSYPEDAPLSMQKRYSFDYPPRLENRVETAEIVYIPMSSIYATIRNANQVLFVLGALGLISIVAAVYILFSKMISSPLSRLRQYTLAVEQGDLDTDIKGTFRGELASLKSAVQGMVLKLKEKILEAEDKTQEAEKESQKAMNAVQEAEEARKKAEMAKAEGMQHAASNVEIIVDRVTGSIQDLSTQVKHASDSAHSQNERVAESSTAMEEMNATVLEVSRNASSVAERADESKEKALLGSEIVQKAVDAIMKVQNQADSLRDNLGGLGKEAEGISKIMNVIDDIADQTNLLALNAAIEAARAGEAGRGFAVVADEVRKLAEKTMNATKEVSQAISSIQDGTKTNIQAMEDAVLVVQEATELARKSGKALEEIVSLVSAAADDVRSIATATEEQSASSDQITISLEEISRLSSDTAKVMDNSDQALKELLMQVQKLQDLVKEMKEQ